Below is a genomic region from Raphanus sativus cultivar WK10039 chromosome 4, ASM80110v3, whole genome shotgun sequence.
tttataaagtaaatatttgtaataatttattagtagtttagttttaattctgattattctataatttatttaaatcatatcaTATTGTTTTACTTAGATGTGTGATTTTGGATATGTAATATATGATTAGTTTGATTATCACTTTAGTGTATTAGATATCATCAAATTCTTCAAATTCAACCATGGTATTTttgttctaaatatattaaaattatgaataatttgtgattttaattTGGATTGATTTTCCcttagatatgtatatatatatatttagtaataatattatatatatttttgaaaatcaaataaaaaacttaagtgTTGGTCTATTCATAATacgtaaataaatataacaataattttttgaaatctcataaatatattttttacaaaataaataaatattggtACGGTTTGAAGCATcctttaatttatatgtataaaataaatacacattactataaaataatatgttctttattttacttttgattttatatataataaaattgaatagtCTAATTACTCATTTTGTGGATAGGGTgacatatattcttttatattaaagtataattatttttatttttaataatccaATTAGATTGTTTATCGCATCAATTCAGTTTTTCATcttaaatgtataaatatattttttgtaatatttataacaatttgttatttttttttcttaaaatatttaaaaaataaagaaataatcagTAGAAAGTtgcataaaagaaaataacggATAAAATTTTTAATCTCATAAACGCATATTggtatttatattaattaaaatattttctaagttctaagtaatattataacttagatttataaaagtaaactgaaagttattttaaataatcttaaatatattcttGAATATAATAATTCAGATTTTCTTATGTACTTTTATTATAGGTATATTGGATTGTACAAATATAAGGGGAAAAGGAAAAAAGCAAACTATATATTaagtaaaacataaatttttaattgtggcaaaatataatattttagtttattaaaaattttaggattatattatttaaaaatattttttgtaatttcttgTTCAAAATATGCTTGTGATAAAATTAGttgtcataaaaatatcaattaacgtttaaaaataaatatcagttcttttaattttttcttcagaaattattttatataagtaaaaaaaatttatagacatttttgttaattataaaatattaatattcaataaattttataataatgaataaaccatttcaataatactaattaaaaatactattatttaactATAGGTATATTGGTTtatctaatcaatttttttgtgtaactatttgagaaaatataaagacataaggaaaatatttttattactttggaaatatttttatattggttaagGTTATGTTTTAAAGGAAATatctatttttctaaatatcaaaattattttgttaactttcctttttttatgaaagcacattatatataaatatattctcttaatttaaattcgtttttttttaattttaagatgtttttaactatatatgttCACTATAAAGGAAATTTCTAATTAAcagaaattatttgaaaaaaggaaaatcgattttaatataataattatatataatatttttaatttattaagggTGTGATCGTAATCAACCATCGCGAGAGTTAATGTGAGCgtgacacataggaaactgacttctcaaataatattatagagatgtctatatatatatctgtgtaaattaatatgtattacataattgttagtataacattttaaaacaattttcttatttattactttaaataattatattatgtgattttaatcgtctattatatcactgtgtatcatataaaaatctaatatttataattaattggacttatattataaaagtgttatactaacaatttgtaaaaaaaatattttatattttatttatatgatatataaattgattttgatgtgtgatttttattttattatatttgttaataaatattgaaaaatattaaatgttaacaaaaaatatataaggaaatttattttggttaagattcattataagaaatctattatttaaattaggaaaagacattaaatacttaaatctatcatttaaataaggaaaatacaaaattttctattatctttgttaccaaataaaatttattttttttaaagactcatattcttattaccaaacaaaagcttaaagtaagATAGATGTTTGGAGTTGTTTGCTAAGAATAAGTTGGGATTGAAAAAGATAGTTAAGGGttggaagatttttttttagcagaatttatttaaaaatcttcAACCCTTAATTATTTTATGGTGTGCAGAAAAATCTGGTATAATACTCGAGATATGTAGAAAATGCTAATAACTATAAAAAtgttagtttctatatttttatacttACATCCTgttcataaatatttaagttttccAGCTTTTACTtccaaagttttaaaaattattagcaATTTCAAATATGGTGTGAAACTGGTGGAATTGTTACGATTGGTGTTTCGATTAGGAAAATTGAAAAAGATATTATTACCATTTCTAAATATCTCGAGTTTTTAAGATGAGAAATTGATGTACTTAAATACATTTTTGATTGTAAGATTTGACTAAGGGTATAACTGGTTGTTCCAAAAAAGAATAGTAGGAATAGAAGGAATGATAATTTGTGGAATACAGAAAAATGGAACGATGGGTTAAATGGAATTAAAACTGAATCTATGAATGGAATATTGCATTCCACATATTCCACACATTCATGAACGTTTCTAGTTCTGAACAAAAGGGATAGATTTTACAAAggatttaattttatgttccATTCCAAAAATGGAATATATGGAATTGActttggaaagttttcattgtAACTGGTAGATATTTTCTGGAATTCCATGGAATGATGCATTCCAAACAAATTCATTCCACAAAATGACATTCCAGTTGCAGCCTAAATATCCTAAGAAATCTCGTTATCAATTTCATAAAAAGACCAAATTATTTAGTTGTAATATCCTAGATATGTAATGAAATACACATTCATCTATATCATGCATAAAACGTTATATGATCAATTTCGAAAGACCTTGTGGTAACAACAACGCATTCTTATCCATAGTGTGAGCAAGTGGAACCAGTGGCCCTAGTTTCACTCTATTGTTCAGAAGTGAACATTCGTGGCTCCAGAATCATCGCTGGACACTTTTTCCGAGGTCACAAAGATAAGCGGACTCACACAATTCAATATGAGCAATAAGATAATTAAAGACAGTGAATTATCAAGCATTTTAGTACACACACTTAGTCGAAGTGAACACGACATCGTTTGTTTAAACACAAAAGACAAAAAGATTGAGGTGTGAATGTGTTACACGTCTCATTGGTAGGTGTGCCAAATTTCACCAACGTGAAAAATGATGCATGGGACACTCACTATCTGCCAGCTTTTTTAGTTCCCTGAAAGTTAATTTCTAATGCTAAACCTTTTTTAATCTTTCTTGTTTCACAATGAATATATGTTTCACAATGGATTTAATCAAGTGATGAAGATGGATTGTTTCTTTACCTTGCGTTATATCTGCAAGCAAGTTCGTTACCAAGAATAGAGATTACTTCAAATCCTAAGGGAATCAAAAGCTCCCCAATAGactttttttggacaacaaGCTCCCCAATAGCTATAGAAACATTTAAACAagtttgattatattttaacCAAAGAGAGGCATATAGGGAATTTCAGAGTTATGGTTAATCAAAATTAGATTAATTACACTGAGACTATACTTGCCAAGGAGGTCCATCAACACAATCATTTAACTGTATAACATAATTCGATAAAATTAACACATTAGAAACGCAATGATCTGTATATTTTCTATCGGCGAGATGCATGAAACATCAATGTTCATCAAAGGCACAGAAGAAGCTGCAAGAATCATCAAAATTATAGATAAATAAGGTGGCATATGTTGTTCTTTCTATGAACAAAGTAATCAAAACGTATCTATACAAAACATCAGGTAACCAAGTATTCTATAACCAATGCACCGAAGCAGCCATGAAGCATGGATAAACTCAACCTGCTGGATGTATATGACAAGCACAGCGCAAACTGAATTTTCATGCTTATTACTAACTAAGAAGGGGGAAAATGTTTTGAATAATACATacatttttattcaaatattgTCTGTACAAATACACGTTTAGTCTACCAGTGAAAAAAATCACAAACCATCCAGATCTGAAGCTTATAATTAAAGTTACAAATCACATCACACTTCACAAGGTGGAGCGAAAAGTTAGAGATCTCTTCTTCCATCTGCCAATCTTCTCTACTCCCTGAACATTGATTCCAAAAGGTTTAACATTATCTCATTATCTCAAGGcttattaaaaagtttttttaagtGTCAATATTTTTACCTTGCGTGGTCTTACAGCAAGTTCGTTATCCACAATGGAGATAGCCTCAAACCCCAACGGAATCAGAACCTTCTCGTAACTGCAACATTTTAAAGATCACAGAGTAAAGACTATGCCACAAGGTGTAACTTACACCGTGTAAGTAATGTTGCTGCTGTTAGTAAAAGAGAGAACAACATCATTACTCAGATACAGATACTTTGTAAGGAGGACCTCCAGGACGCTCATCTAACTGCCAAAAAGACATCAAAATGTTTATTTTCAGGTTTCATCAGAAATATATAAGAGAATAGAGAAACTATGATGCTTACAGGAAACATCAATGTTATTAGCTCTCCACTTGGTTTCAGAAGCTTTTCTATACGCTCTGCCCATAGTGGTCTCACGCTAGCTTCAAATGCACAAAAGAAACTGCAAGAATGCTCATCATATAATGCAGATATACGAAAACAGAGATTAAGATTATAAACACATACGTATAGTCGAAAATGAGATCGAACTTTTCAGCTGGCTCCCAACTGAAGAAGTCTTCAATCAAGAAACAGAAGTACTGTGCATTAGGCAGAGAGGCAAATCTCTACATTTGAGATAAAAACAAAATGTGTTAAGACCCTGTAAAATGCAACACAAAAGTGTTAATAAGGGGATGGAAAGACAAAGAATGTTCACACCTTTGATGATTGCTCAATCACAGTTTTAGATATATCCAATCCAATTACATAACGATCAGGACATGCCATTGCCACCACATCATaaccctgcaaaaaaaaagaaaaaacatgttTCATTGCAATAAGGCAGGCTCACAACAGGAAGATATTCATAAGTTTGGTTTCAAGAACATACGGTTCCACAACCAGGAACCAGAGCTCTGCCTTTAGGCAATGAGCCAGTCTCCGCCAGATGCTTACCGATCGGAGTTGGTTTACCTAAGTCCCATGGGGTTGCTCCTGCTTTCCAGGTCTTCTCCCAACCACCTTCAGAACCAAGATTGCTTCagggaagaaaaagaaagattttagagaaaaaattaTGGTTCATTCATTACCAGAAGAATCCTCTCTCACCAACCGTTGGAAGATATCACTCGGCGACTCCACCGCCGGAGCTTTACCGGAGTTTCTTTCCATCAGGTTTAACGACACGAAGACCAAGGAACTGCCGTGTTAATCTAGTTAAAGATAATGACGTGGATACGGAAATGAAGCTTCTAGTATATTTAGAGGGTTTGCTGTCACGGTTATAGAGTGAAGCTTCTCCGTCAGCTGGAGGGTTTGTTTAATTCTAAATTTCTAGTCAAACAAGAACAAATCTCACATTTTGATTGATCAAAGCTATTTCAATCCCATCAATCAACCATTTACTTTGgttaattatatttaacaattGACTTTTATCACTATCAAAATGACTTGatcaatataaatatgaattatttttccagtttaaaattttgagattaaGATGGTATACTTAAAATGACTTGGGTGGTGGTATTATTCAACAGTGGGTTTGAAATTCATTTTGTAGGTTTTATAATCTATTGTTATTCAATGATTTATcataaaatctatattaaaatccactgttatcgattattatatttaaaatagttgtATTAGAAGATTTTGAAATCTTGTGTTTTGGTTTTTATCTTTCCAATCGTTtcactaaaaaaatttaaaatccatTGTTAGCCAGTTAGAGATTTAAATATAACAATTGAAATTTTGTGTCTTTCATGTTTGCTAGATTTTTACAATTTGTTTGACTTGAAATTTGTTTGAATTGATTTCAATCTAGTCTCATatgtatttcaaatatataatttaaactcATCATTTGAATGATAGTTGATTGCGTTTAACTTTAAAATCTGTTAAAAACATGATTGAATAACAACATATATCAACATAAATGAAACATCTTATTCTAcgattttataatcattttattaataacaatatcaacaatcaaataatatatcattgTAAATAACCGAATATGATTGATTTCAACATATATCAACATAAATAACTGAAGTATGTTTGAATAATCTGATGTAAAAGTCATTATAAAAAGATTGAATTCTAAAGTGGTATTAACAGAAATTGTAACCCTTTAGAGAGTTTTCTTAAccaaataatttttcatttttccaaTCTTTGAATGCAGAAGGATCAAACTTTAAcagtttattttagtttttaacaaCCTAACTAGTTACTAACCTTCATGATCATGGCATCACTTTTAGAAACATATCTATTCCAACATACTCCAACATGCTCAATTTGtgtactatttaaaaataagaaaaatttgtCGATCAAATCTTTgatttaagaaacaaaaatctaaaagtttatattatactatatatacAAATACATTACAGATGGATTTGGTGATCACTTGTTATTGAGTTTAATTCTAGTGTAGAAATCAAATGATATTgtgtttaatttataaatacattattGCAACTTACAAAACTTATATTCAAATGCATCATGAATCGATTGAAATGAAAcaagttaaatttaaaaataaaaattatatatactatgcctcgcttcttctttttctcttgcTCTCAGCTCCAGCGCAAGTTTTTCTACTTTAGGAAAATGGCATACCAGTTTGTCCCTCCCATTAACTTGCCTCCCCACATGGTCAACATTGTCGCAGCTTCCGCAGAGCGTGCACTAACCATTGCCGAGTGGCTTATGCTGTTCCAGAATGCTGATTTTTTCGGCCCACCAATTAATCCTTACCACATGTCAGCCGGAATTGTGGCGTATGAACAATCCCCACAACTTTGACCATAATGAATGGGTCATTAGTTGATGATTAAAGTGGTTTGTTTGTGAGTTGGaaatctttttgatttatttttataaattaggattattttgttaatattcctttttttttgttaaagagcTTGTCCATTGATAGATGATTTGTATAACAACCATTTCTTAATTGTTTTCAATTATCTAATTAAGCTCAAATAACTTGAAATGCATAGAAACAATGTTATCATGTGAAGTTACAAAGCTTGAGAAATAAAAATCctataaaatcataatttagaCAAAAGAATGAatcctatgttttttttttgatgagaTTCACAATTTACAACTACTTGTCTGTTCCTTGAATAAGATATAGTGGAATCAATCAAGGTAGAAGAGTGTGACAATCTTGCGGAGATTTTTAGCTTCTTGGCATGTCTCCATGAGAAGCTTACTGTCATGAAACGCAAAGCATATTACTTGCTGTACTTGTGATATGATGTCCATATTACACAGCCTGCGCCAAAACAACAAACAACGCCAATAACACTCAGTTTCATTATGTGTATAGTAAGTTAGtaaccaaccaaccaaccatCTTCAGTCACCAAACCTGCTGGCTTCTAGTAATGGCAAATGATCATTATATGGCTTTTCTACAACGTTTTGTACCTGTTGAGTGACATTGCAAACGAAGAAGAGTTTTCAGTTTGTTATGTTGGAAGATGCAAAGAATCTATAACAAGATGCTTACTTTAGACAAGAGTTCTTGGCTCTCAGGAGGTTGTTTTTTCAAACTTTGAGGTAAAATCACTGTAAGAAGCTCTGGTCTCTCTGCTCGCAATGCACCTCTGATAACAGCCGCATTGGTTCCAGATGCACCTGAAGTGTATATATGGTTTTTCTGCAAGAAGAACCAGAATATAATCAGAGATATGTTTTAGGAGCCAACCACACATAAAAAGATGACTTACTGTAATAACCATGGCGTAGCTAAGTATCTCGATGAGTTCCTGATGCATGAAACCCATGTTCCTTATACCAAAGAAGCCAATTGATCTTGGCCCTTGTTGTTGTATCGCCAATAGCTCCTGTTGATTTGAACATACACTGTTACATCTTAGCTCAAATACATGCACGGTGAATATCTAGAGAAAGTAGTAGTCTTACTTGTATGTAATCTACATCAACGGCGGGTTTAAGCTCTGAGACAGCAACTGAGCCAGAGCCTTCAACGATAGCTTGAGCCTGAGTTGGAATCCGAAGCCCGGAATCTTCATCGGATTCAAGCCCACATGTAACAAGATCATCTTCATTTCTCCAAATATCTAAGTTGTCTTGGCCTTTAGGCAAGCACTGTACAGTGTACAcatcaaattaaaaaagaaaatcagagTTCCTCAAGAGTAATGAATCAGTAGTCCAAAAGCACAAAGAAACAGAGCAACATGCTTTCAAGGCCAAGACCAAGAGAATGCGTACATGGTAAGATAGAATGTAGTCTTATGATATAACACTAAAGGCTTCATTGATACTCAGATACAATCATTGatacacatttttttaatagaaacgACAtgtatgaataaaaaaaaagtcagcAAAAGCAATTAAAACAGAAGCTGACACACCTAACGACTAACATTGAAGACGAAAGCGATGAGAATAATAAATGCAAAAGACTTTAATCAGTCTAACAAAACCTGTCGGAAAGCTACCACTTTCCGAAACTGATCAAAAGATCAACACTTTTCGGGTATATATATGGATGAAGACAAAAACATGATTCATTCTAACAGAACCTGTCGGTGTCCACTTCCACTTAACACTTTCATGATGAAGACAAAACATGAATCACTAACATAACCTGTCGGACCACTTTCCAAAACTGATCAAAAGACTAACACTTTTCAAGTATATATCGAACATGATGAAGACAAAACATTAATCAATCTGTCGGAAAGTTAATCAGAACAATGTCTGATCCAAGAATTAAGCAAGCAAACAGCGGGAAAATAGGAGATTAACCATGGGAATAGACGGAGAGTAGGATCTGAATCGCTGACACTGGGAAGAACACGAGGTGGTTATAGTagtagaagaagaggaggagcgGCGAATGAAATTAGGGTTTAGAGATTTGAATGGTGGCGAAGGATAAGGAGAAAGCAATGAAGGTGTATGGGAGAGGAGTCTAAGAGGTGTAGACGAACTCATCTCTTTCAACACTTCGTCTTCTCGATTGGATTTGCAAAgcacaaataatttaaaaaacaaaaggaCAAAACTTTTAAGGGAAATTGTATTTAATATCCTTCAAACATATTATAACTAAttaaatagctaaaaataaaattactctgttattattcatataaaatatatctcCAAGCTTAACCCGGtaaaataagtataaaattttatatatataattgtttaaattaaatggttagatatattaaatcttaatattatcagtattttttttttattatcagtATCTTTAGTTAAGCtaattaaaaaaacactttgattttttggttcagttcgacttaaaactaaaccaaacagAATTATttggattaataaaatattgaaccATTGTTAAAATCAAACTATTTGCATTagtaaaacaattttaattaatgACTGAGACATATATTTTGAACTAAATGgatattttggtttgattcggatcGGTTTTGTCGATCTGGTTTTTAACACACCCCTagtaaaaagttaaatataatttcacaCGTCAACGCACGTGTCAAACATGTTTCTCTGTTCCAAGAAATGAACACTTATAGTGAAGGAAGACAATTTGCAAATTTCAAAAGAAGGTTTACACTAATATTTTATTCCAGCGGTTTTACTACAGTATTACAGAGAGACAGTATGCAAAAGTGTAAAATGAGACTGTGTGAttatagatttttgttttgtttcattcaaATGTCCCATCTTTTCTTGACTCGGAACATCAAGACTGAGGTTTTGATGTCATCTTGTGGGACTTGAAGCATGAACTGCACTTTCATCTTCATTGGCGTCGTTTTCACTTTCCCAGCTTCATCCCCCACCTGTTGCCAAACACAACAATCAAAGGCTTAGCACAGTGTCCTCAGCTATAATATCACCCCAATTGTAGTAACACAGCTCATCCTCAGGTGCTATGTTACATTATTAGCTAGAATGCTATATACATCATAATACAGATAATTGAGAGAGACAAGAAAACTAAAGTTTGGTTGCTTTACCCAGAGAGAAGCCCAGCCAAGGCGTACTTCAGAGTCATAGCCAGCTTTGAACTTGTAGTCTTTACCATACGTGCGTTTGTAAACAGCACTCCACatgtttgaatcaaacttgtaCCAGTAGCTGCATAGCATAGCAAGTCATCATCATGATACTTATATACTTTCATAAACTGAATAATGAAGCAGATGAAACAGAGAGGCCAGGCCACTAACCTCAACTTATCTGAAGGGCTAAACCGGCGCTTGAATGCAAAGGAAGCAGCATTGGAAGGAAGGGAGATGGTTGGGATGAAAGACAACGCTTCATCCTGtatgaaacaaaaaacatgTAAAGCCTTTGATGTCacatccaaaacaaaaaaagcagagaagaaaattttgtaaaaaaaagtaCAAAACCTTATAAGCATATCTCAGCCTCAACTCTTCATCTGTGTATAGAGCAGAACAAACACCATCCATAACTTGACGTTTGAGGATCCCATTAACGGATAACATTCTCTTATacttctcctcttcctcctccccctcttctctctcttgtATCGAAACTTCGCCTAGTGGGAATTTAAGAGTCGCTCTTGGctgcaagaagaaaaaaaaaacgccAGGAATTACACAAAA
It encodes:
- the LOC108852258 gene encoding probable thiol methyltransferase 2 isoform X1, yielding MERNSGKAPAVESPSDIFQRLVREDSSGGWEKTWKAGATPWDLGKPTPIGKHLAETGSLPKGRALVPGCGTGYDVVAMACPDRYVIGLDISKTVIEQSSKRFASLPNAQYFCFLIEDFFSWEPAEKFDLIFDYTFFCAFEASVRPLWAERIEKLLKPSGELITLMFPLDERPGGPPYKVSVSDYEKVLIPLGFEAISIVDNELAVRPRKGVEKIGRWKKRSLTFRSTL
- the LOC108852258 gene encoding probable thiol methyltransferase 2 isoform X2, which codes for MERNSGKAPAVESPSDIFQRNLGSEGGWEKTWKAGATPWDLGKPTPIGKHLAETGSLPKGRALVPGCGTGYDVVAMACPDRYVIGLDISKTVIEQSSKRFASLPNAQYFCFLIEDFFSWEPAEKFDLIFDYTFFCAFEASVRPLWAERIEKLLKPSGELITLMFPLDERPGGPPYKVSVSDYEKVLIPLGFEAISIVDNELAVRPRKGVEKIGRWKKRSLTFRSTL
- the LOC108852258 gene encoding probable thiol methyltransferase 2 isoform X3, producing MERNSGKAPAVESPSDIFQRLVREDSSGGWEKTWKAGATPWDLGKPTPIGKHLAETGSLPKGRALVPGCGTGYDVVAMACPDRYVIGLDISKTVIEQSSKRFASLPNAQYFCFLIEDFFSWEPAEKFDLIFDYTVRPLWAERIEKLLKPSGELITLMFPLDERPGGPPYKVSVSDYEKVLIPLGFEAISIVDNELAVRPRKGVEKIGRWKKRSLTFRSTL
- the LOC108851384 gene encoding uncharacterized protein LOC108851384 isoform X1, whose amino-acid sequence is MSSSTPLRLLSHTPSLLSPYPSPPFKSLNPNFIRRSSSSSTTITTSCSSQCQRFRSYSPSIPMCLPKGQDNLDIWRNEDDLVTCGLESDEDSGLRIPTQAQAIVEGSGSVAVSELKPAVDVDYIQELLAIQQQGPRSIGFFGIRNMGFMHQELIEILSYAMVITKNHIYTSGASGTNAAVIRGALRAERPELLTVILPQSLKKQPPESQELLSKVQNVVEKPYNDHLPLLEASRLCNMDIISQVQQVICFAFHDSKLLMETCQEAKNLRKIVTLFYLD
- the LOC108851384 gene encoding uncharacterized protein LOC108851384 isoform X2, translating into MSSSTPLRLLSHTPSLLSPYPSPPFKSLNPNFIRRSSSSSTTITTSCSSQCQRFRSYSPSIPMCLPKGQDNLDIWRNEDDLVTCGLESDEDSGLRIPTQAQAIVEGSGSVAVSELKPAVDVDYIQELLAIQQQGPRSIGFFGIRNMGFMHQELIEILSYAMVITKNHIYTSGASGTNAAVIRGALRAERPELLTVILPQSLKKQPPESQELLSKVQNVVEKPYNDHLPLLEASRFGD
- the LOC108848983 gene encoding outer envelope pore protein 37, chloroplastic, whose product is MADPSSSPQSLTLSTSPPPPPPPTLQSTTSEPPPPPPTHRSSSLFPFLNKPLNRPKLRVTSEFDSDSLLFLNKVSCKLFDNLAKLKLSFQNNSQREVTQPQVSLTSKYLSVLYDVEEKNTFIKSTVDVSPRLQLRALHNVNAQQGEVAMEANLAEPGYSLELSSPVPIGYPRATLKFPLGEVSIQEREEGEEEEEKYKRMLSVNGILKRQVMDGVCSALYTDEELRLRYAYKDEALSFIPTISLPSNAASFAFKRRFSPSDKLSYWYKFDSNMWSAVYKRTYGKDYKFKAGYDSEVRLGWASLWVGDEAGKVKTTPMKMKVQFMLQVPQDDIKTSVLMFRVKKRWDI